Proteins from one Planctomyces sp. SH-PL62 genomic window:
- a CDS encoding Zn-dependent dipeptidase, microsomal dipeptidase, with translation MRLIDLRCDWALQYAAESSQYDPSAYAEIPGRVPRLDGYLMGTSLAVLVCRRKPSDWAGQADPWRALGEMIARHEAEFSGRLLGRPDDAARWRAEPEGFLCWGSLAVDGLGHLVRTTADLDRLPSLLERGVRVFRPIDAASGLLGGSREPGDDRGLTELGRAFLERLLDLAPAEGPRPALDLSGANARAIGEILDWFEADAGRSDRLPLMHSHGPVEPLGPDLPRRLRALGVTLGVSPGPTVEAFRAAIEDLAALPFRGRAGYEGIGVATDYLGLETVPAELADVEKLEAWVAQTFPPETAPLLLAENARRLLLATAGASGDEA, from the coding sequence ATGCGATTGATCGACCTGCGGTGCGACTGGGCCCTCCAGTACGCCGCCGAGAGCAGCCAGTACGACCCCTCCGCCTACGCCGAGATCCCCGGCCGGGTGCCTCGCCTGGACGGCTACCTGATGGGGACCTCGCTGGCCGTGCTGGTCTGCCGCCGCAAGCCGTCCGACTGGGCCGGGCAGGCCGATCCCTGGCGCGCCCTGGGCGAGATGATCGCCCGCCACGAGGCCGAGTTCTCCGGCCGCCTGCTCGGCCGCCCGGACGACGCCGCCCGCTGGCGGGCCGAGCCCGAAGGCTTCCTCTGCTGGGGCTCGCTCGCCGTCGACGGCCTCGGCCATCTCGTCCGCACGACCGCCGATCTCGATCGGCTCCCGAGCCTGCTCGAACGCGGGGTCCGCGTCTTTCGGCCCATCGACGCGGCCTCGGGCCTCCTCGGCGGCTCGCGCGAGCCCGGCGACGACCGCGGCCTGACCGAGCTGGGCCGCGCCTTCCTGGAACGGCTCCTCGACCTGGCCCCGGCCGAAGGTCCCCGACCGGCCCTGGACCTGTCCGGCGCGAATGCCCGCGCCATCGGCGAGATCCTCGACTGGTTCGAGGCCGACGCGGGCCGGTCGGATCGGCTCCCCCTCATGCATTCGCACGGCCCTGTCGAACCCCTCGGCCCCGACCTGCCCCGCCGACTCCGGGCGCTGGGCGTGACCCTCGGCGTCAGTCCCGGCCCCACGGTCGAAGCCTTCCGCGCCGCCATCGAAGACCTGGCCGCCCTCCCCTTCCGAGGCCGGGCCGGTTACGAAGGGATCGGCGTCGCGACCGACTACCTCGGGCTCGAGACCGTCCCCGCCGAACTGGCCGACGTCGAGAAGCTCGAAGCCTGGGTCGCCCAGACCTTCCCGCCGGAGACCGCCCCGCTCCTGCTCGCCGAAAACGCCCGCCGCCTCCTCCTCGCGACCGCCGGCGCGAGCGGCGACGAGGCTTGA
- a CDS encoding slipin family protein gives MFGIKRIKVRSFEMGLHFRDGEFRGLITPGDHWLFDPLGRVDVQVVSRRAPFLIHEKLDLIAGSGALKGYAQVIDLHDAQRGLVWIDGRFASLLPSGLHAYWLEPRRVRVEVVDVGSPRFEHEEAKVVLRNVAALAWLETGAVGRGCVGVLFLDGRFAGALEPGPWAFWRGAADVRVVEVDLREATLDVAGQEIMSADKVSLRINALATYRVVDPRKAVCAVDDFKQALYREAQLALRAVVGGRELDALLADKQAVAVEAAGLLAPRAAELGVEVAALAVRDLILPGDMKELMNKVTEARKAAEADLITRREETAALRSQANTARLLADNPTLMRLRELEVLEKIAACGKLNVVLGDGRLSDKVLNAI, from the coding sequence ATGTTCGGCATCAAGCGCATCAAGGTCCGCAGCTTCGAGATGGGCCTCCACTTCCGCGACGGCGAGTTCCGGGGCCTGATCACCCCCGGCGACCACTGGCTCTTCGACCCCCTCGGGCGGGTCGACGTCCAGGTCGTGTCGCGCCGGGCGCCGTTCCTGATCCATGAGAAGCTCGACCTCATCGCCGGCTCGGGCGCGCTGAAGGGCTACGCGCAGGTGATCGACCTGCACGACGCCCAGCGCGGCCTGGTCTGGATCGACGGCCGGTTCGCCTCGCTCCTCCCCTCAGGATTGCACGCCTACTGGCTGGAACCCCGACGGGTGCGCGTGGAGGTGGTCGACGTCGGTTCGCCCCGGTTCGAGCATGAGGAGGCGAAGGTCGTGCTCCGCAACGTCGCGGCTCTCGCCTGGCTGGAGACCGGGGCGGTGGGCCGGGGCTGCGTGGGTGTCCTGTTCCTCGACGGCCGGTTCGCCGGCGCGCTGGAGCCTGGCCCCTGGGCCTTCTGGCGAGGCGCGGCCGACGTCCGGGTGGTCGAGGTCGATCTCCGCGAGGCGACCCTGGACGTGGCCGGCCAGGAGATCATGAGCGCGGACAAGGTCTCGCTGCGGATCAACGCCCTGGCGACCTACCGCGTGGTCGACCCCCGCAAGGCCGTCTGCGCCGTCGACGACTTCAAGCAGGCCCTCTACCGCGAGGCCCAGCTCGCCCTGCGGGCGGTCGTCGGCGGCCGCGAGCTCGACGCCTTGCTCGCGGACAAGCAGGCCGTGGCCGTCGAGGCCGCCGGGTTGCTCGCCCCCCGCGCCGCCGAACTCGGCGTGGAGGTCGCCGCCCTGGCCGTCCGCGACCTGATCCTCCCCGGCGACATGAAGGAGCTGATGAACAAGGTGACTGAAGCCCGAAAGGCCGCCGAGGCCGACCTCATCACCCGTCGCGAGGAGACCGCCGCCCTCCGCAGCCAGGCCAACACGGCCCGCCTACTCGCCGACAACCCGACCCTCATGCGGCTCCGCGAACTCGAGGTCCTGGAGAAGATCGCCGCCTGCGGAAAGCTGAACGTGGTGCTCGGCGACGGTCGCCTCTCCGACAAGGTCCTCAACGCCATTTGA
- a CDS encoding PEP-CTERM sorting domain-containing protein, with product MLASIVPSKRRLEWAASRSVSMRLRDLASTRFRLAGAKLLAILALTASLSAPATAEEISFNWDADPFENWVSWEVPEPTDVHVLLGSLSLGPHWYFGGIEVDAPANILGESLAYIPSRRPQFEWFTADDGRSAGGIMGIFLPSPGTHAGVFDRVFLPDGSSRQAAIRVSATYRNWDDPEDPRNEYHRTLTLPISITIYASADNPAIVPEPSSIASAALAIVGLGGFAARRRIRRNRRAG from the coding sequence GTGCTCGCCTCAATCGTACCAAGCAAGAGACGATTGGAATGGGCAGCATCCAGGAGTGTCTCCATGCGTTTGCGTGATTTAGCGTCGACTCGATTCCGCCTTGCGGGTGCGAAACTGCTGGCGATATTGGCCCTCACGGCGAGCTTGTCCGCCCCGGCGACCGCCGAGGAGATTTCCTTTAATTGGGATGCGGACCCGTTCGAGAACTGGGTCAGCTGGGAGGTTCCCGAGCCGACAGACGTCCATGTTCTCCTTGGCTCTCTCTCCCTGGGACCGCACTGGTACTTCGGCGGTATCGAGGTCGACGCCCCCGCGAACATCCTCGGCGAAAGCCTGGCGTATATCCCGTCCCGTCGGCCCCAGTTCGAGTGGTTCACCGCGGACGACGGCCGAAGCGCCGGCGGCATCATGGGGATCTTTCTGCCGAGTCCGGGGACGCACGCAGGCGTCTTCGATCGGGTCTTCCTTCCTGACGGCTCGTCGCGACAGGCGGCGATTCGCGTCTCCGCAACCTATCGGAACTGGGACGATCCGGAGGACCCCCGGAACGAGTACCACAGGACCTTGACCCTCCCCATCTCCATCACGATCTACGCCTCGGCCGACAATCCGGCCATCGTCCCCGAGCCCTCCTCGATCGCTTCGGCCGCCCTTGCGATCGTCGGCCTCGGAGGCTTCGCCGCCCGTCGGCGAATCCGCCGGAACCGACGTGCGGGTTGA
- a CDS encoding DUF2239 family protein, with translation MDAERNRSCTAFEGTKRLVGGSVVDVAAAVKRRLDSGASDPMLLFDDVTGEQFELDFQGTPEEVLGRLGPAADAPKGPGRPKLGVVAREVTLLPRHWEWLGEQPGGASVALRKLVDEARKAHVDKDRVRKGRDAAYRFLVAMGGNLAGFEEANRALFAGDPEKFAAETEAWPVDVRDYARTLARAAF, from the coding sequence ATGGACGCGGAACGAAACCGGAGTTGCACGGCGTTCGAGGGGACGAAACGACTGGTCGGGGGGAGCGTGGTCGATGTGGCCGCCGCGGTCAAGCGTCGGCTCGACTCCGGCGCGTCGGATCCGATGCTCCTGTTCGACGACGTGACGGGGGAGCAGTTCGAGCTCGATTTCCAGGGGACTCCGGAAGAGGTCCTGGGGAGGCTGGGGCCGGCGGCCGACGCGCCGAAGGGGCCGGGGAGACCCAAACTCGGGGTCGTCGCGCGTGAGGTGACGCTCCTGCCCCGGCACTGGGAATGGCTCGGCGAGCAACCGGGCGGGGCGTCGGTCGCGCTTCGGAAGCTCGTCGACGAGGCCCGCAAGGCCCACGTCGACAAGGACCGAGTCCGCAAGGGCCGCGACGCCGCCTACCGGTTCCTCGTCGCGATGGGCGGCAACCTCGCGGGCTTCGAGGAGGCCAACCGCGCCTTGTTCGCGGGCGATCCCGAGAAGTTCGCCGCCGAGACCGAGGCGTGGCCCGTCGACGTCCGAGATTACGCCCGGACTCTGGCCCGAGCCGCCTTCTGA